GGGCCGACCGTCGCCACCGAGTGGTTCCTGCGCTACCTGGACGCCGTCGTCCTGCCGGTGCTCTGGCTGGACGGACGGGCCGGCATCGCCCTGGAGGCGCACCAGCAGAACAGCCTGGTCCTGCTGGACGCCCTCGGCTGGCCCGTCGGCGGCCGCTACCGCGACAACCAGGGCTACTACTTCCGCACCTCGCACGCCGACCGGCTGCACGCCCTGCTGCCCGCGCTCGGCGCGCACAGCGACACCTTCGTGCCCGACGCGGTCGCCGACGAGCGCTTCGCCTACTACCTCGGCATCAACCACGTGCTCGGCCTGATCGGCGCCCTCGGCTCCCAGGGCCTCGCCGACGAGCACCTGCTGCTGGCCGCGCTGCGCCGCTTCCTGGCCGGCCCCGCCGCCACCGCCACCGGCTCCGCGCTGCCCGCCCACCTGCTCGACGCCCCCACCCTGCGCTGCAAGGCCAACCTGCTCACCCGGCTGCACGGCCTGGACGAACTGGTCGGCCCGGTGGAGACCCAGTCGGTGTACGTGGAGATCGACAACCCGGTGGCCCGGGCGTGATCCCGGAGACCGGGGCGATACCCACCGCGGCCGGTGAGCTCGTCCTGCGCACCGTGGACCCGACCGCGGACCTGGACCTGCTCACCGGCTGGATGAACGACCCCGACACCGACCGCTGGTGGGCCCTGGCCGGCCCGCCCGGCACCACCGCCGCCCACCTCGCCGCGCAACTCGACGGCGACGGCCGCAGCCGCCCCGTCCTGGCCCTGCTCGACGGCGCGCCCACCGGCTACTTCGAGCTGTACCGGGCCGACCTCGACCCGCTGGCCGCGCACTACCCCGCCCGCCCGCACGACCTGGGCGTGCACCTGCTGCTGGCCCCCGCCGCCCGCGGCCGGGGCCTGGCCGCCCCGCTGCTCGGCGCGACCGCCACCCGGCTGCTGCGGCGCGAACCCCGCTGCACCCGGGTGCTCGCCGAACCCGACGTCCGCAACACGCCCTCCGTCCGGGCCTTCGCCCGGGCCGGCTTCACCCGCGTCGCCGACCTCGACCTGCCCGACAAACGCGCCGCCCTGATGATCCGCCGGCGCGCCGACACCCCCGCCGCTACCTAGGACGACATGACTCCCCACGACGACACGGCAGGCCGGCAGCCCGAACCGCACGACCTGATCGGCGTCGGCATCGGCCCGTTCAACCTCTCGCTGGCCGCGCTCGCCGACCGGGCCGAGAGCGTCGACGCGCTGTTCCTCGACGCCCGGCCCGAGTTCCGCTGGCACCCCGGCATGCTCGTCGACGGCGCCCGGATGCAGGTCCCGTTCCTGGCCGACCTGGTCACCCTGGTCGACCCCACCAACCCCTGGTCGTTCCTCAACTACCTGCGCGAGCGGCAGCGGCTGTTCCCGTTCTACTTCAGCGAGCGCTTCCAGCTGCCCCGCCGCGAGTACGAGGACTACTGCCGGTGGGCCGCCCACCGGCTCCCCAACTGCCGCTTCGACAGCCCCGTCACCGCCGTCCACTGGGACGCCGAGGAGCGGCTCTACCTGGTGCACGCCGCCGGCCGGACGCACCGCGCCCGCCACCTGGTGCTCGGCACCGGCACCGAGCCCGCCCGCCCCGAGGCCTTCGCCCCGCTGCGCCGCCACCCCGCCGTCCTGCACTCCGCCGACTACCTGACCGGGCGCCGGTCGCTGGCCGGCGCGCGGGACGTCACGGTGGTCGGATCCGGCCAGTCCGGCGCCGAGGTCTTCCTCGACCTGCTGCGCCACCGGGCCGGCGACGGCACCCGGCTGCGCTGGCTCACCCGCAGCCGGGCGATCGCCCCGATGGAGTACTCCAAGCTCGGCCTGGAGCAGTTCACCCCCGACTACACCCGCTACTTCCACGGCCTGCCCGCCGACGTCCGGGACGCCCTCGTCCCCGCCCAGTGGCAACTGCACAAGGCCGCCAGCGCCGAGACCATCGCCGAGATCCACGACCACCTGTACGAGCGCACCATCGGCCGCCCGATCGACGCCGAACCCGTCGAGATCCTCCCCGGCACCGCCGTCACCGAGGCCGGCCAGGGCCCCTGCGGCGGGATCGAACTGCACTGCCGGCACGGCGACTCCGGCCGCCGCCACCTGGTCCGCACCGACGCCGTGGTGCTCGCCACCGGCTACCGGGCGGTGCGCCCCGCCGCGCTCGACCCGATCGCCGACCTGATCGACTGGGACGAGCAGGGCCGCTACCGGGTCGACCTCGACCACCGGGTCGCCACCCGGCCGGAACTCACCGGCGGTCTGTACGTCCAGAACGCCGAGCTGCACACTCACGGTGTCGGCACCCCGGACCTCGGGCTCGGCGCGCACCGCGCCGCCGTGATCCTCAACGCCGTCGCGGGCAAGACGCTCCACCCGCTGCCCGACCGCACCGCCTGGACGACGTTCCTCCCGCCCGCCGCCCCGGCCCCCGCGCCGTCCGCCCCGGCGCCGCTCCCACGACCCCAGGAAGGAACCGAGCGTGCCGCAGCCAGCCGCTGACCCCGCACTCCACCTGCCGCCCCAGCTCACCGCCGAGCACTGGCGGGCCGCCGGACGCGACATGCTCGCCAAACTGCTCGGCGAGTTCTCCTACGAGGAACTGCTGCACCCGCGCGCCGAGCCGGACGGCCGCTACCTGCTGCGGCTGCCCGACGCCGACTACCGCTTCGCCGCCCGCCGCGGCGCGTACGGCGGCTGGCGGGTCGACCCGGCGTCCGTCGAGGGCGGCGACGACCCGCTGCGCTTCCTCCAGCAGGCCCGGCACGAGCTCGGCCTGGGCGGCGACACCACCGGCCACCTGGTCCGCGAACTCACCGCCACCCTGCTCGCCGACGCCCACCTGCGGGCCACCGCGCTCACCGCGGCCGAACTCGCCGACCTCGACCACGTCGCCCTGGAGGGCCGGCAGACCGGCCACCCGTGGATCGTCGCCAACAAGGGCCGGATCGGCTTCTCCGCCAGCGACGCGGCCGGCTGGACCCCGGAGGCCCGACAGCCCCGCACCCTGCCCTGGCTCGCCGTGCACGAGAGCCTGGCCGTCTTCCGCGGCGACCCGACCGTCTACGACACCGAGCTCGACCCCGCCTTCCGCGACCAGCTCGGCGAGCGCGCCCACGAGTTCCGGCTGCTCCCGGTGCACCCCTGGCAGTGGGACGAGACCGTCGTCGGCCTGTTCGCGCCGTGGATCGCCGACGGCCGGATCATCCCGCTGCCCAGCGACGGCGACCTGCGGCTGCCCCAGCAGTCGATCCGCTCCTTCTTCAACCTCAGCCGCCCCGACCGCTGCACCGTCAAGCTGCCGCTGGCCATCCTCAACACCCTGGTCTGGCGCGGCCTGCCCACCGAGCGCGCCCTCGCCGCGCCCGCCGTCACCGCCTGGATCCACCGGCTGCGCGACACCGACCCGTACCTGCGCGACGAGTGCCGGGTCGTGCTGCTCGGCGAGATCGCCTCCGTCACCGTCGAGCACCCGCTGTACCGGGACCTGCCCGACGCGCCCTACCAGTACAAGGAGCTGCTCGGCGCGATCTGGCGCGAACCGCTCGGCCGCTACCTGGAGCCCGGCGAGCGGGCCCGCACCCTGGCCGCGCTGCTGCAGACCGGCTCCGACGGGCGGGCGCTGGCCGCCGAGCTCGTCACCCGCTCCGGGCTGGCCCCGCGCGCGTGGGTGGGCCGGCTGTTCGCCGCGATGCTGCCGCCGCTGCTGCACTTCCTGTACCGCTACGGCCTGGTGTTCTCCCCGCACGGCGAGAACGCCATCGTGCTCTTCGACCGGGACGACGTCCCCGTCCGGCTCGCGGTCAAGGACTTCGTCGACGACGTCAACCTCAGCGACCAGCCGCTGGCCGAACTCGCCGACCTGCCCGCCGACATCGCCGGGGTGCTCAACCGGGAGGACCCGGACTACCTCTGCCAGTTCCTGCACTCCGGCCTGTTCATCGGCGTCTACCGCTACCTCGCCCCGCTGCTGGAGGACCAACTCGGCCTGCCCGAGGACGAGTTCTGGGAGCTGCTGCGCGCCGAGATCCTGGCCTGCCAGCGGCGCTTCCCCGAACTCGCCGACCGCCACAAGCTGTTCGACCTGTTCGCGCCCCGGATCGACCGGCTCTGCCTGAACCGCAACCGGCTGCTGCTGGACGGCTACCGGGACCGGCCGGACCGCCCGCACGCCGCCGTGCACGGCCAGGTCGACAACCCGCTGCACGCCGCCGTCCGGCTGCCCGTCCAGGCGTCCCGGGTTGTCAGTCCCGCCCCGTAGGCTGGGGGGCGTCATGACGAACGACACCACCGCACCCCTGCCCGGCGGCCCGGAGACGGCCGAGCCCCCCGCGCCGGTCCCCGCCTCCCGACTCCCCGAACTGCTGCACGCCGCGGTCGCCGCCGTCGGCGGCGTGGAGCGCCCCGGGCAGGTCCGGATGGCCGAAGCCGTCTCCGCCGCCGTCGACGAGGGCGAGCACCTGCTCGTCCAGGCCGGCACCGGCACCGGAAAGTCCCTCGCCTACCTGGTGCCCGCGCTCGCCCACGGCGACCGGGTGGTCGTCGCCACCGCGACGCTCGCCCTGCAGCGCCAGCTCGTCGAACGGGACCTGCCGCGCACCGTCGAGGCGCTGCACCCGGTGCTGCGCCGCCGCCCGCTGTTCGCCATGCTCAAGGGCCGCTCCAACTACCTGTGCCTGCACCGGGCCAACGAGGGCACCCCGAGCGACGAGGGCGAGGGCCTGTTCGACCCGGTCGACGCGCTCGGCGGCCCCGCCGGCAAGCTCGGACAGGACGTGCTGCGGCTGCGCGAGTGGGCCGAGGAGACCGAGACCGGCGACCGCGACGACCTCACCCCCGGCGTCTCGGACCGCGCCTGGGCGCAGCTCGCCGTCACCTCCAAGGAGTGCCTGGGCGCCTCCCGCTGCGCCTACGGCGAGGAGTGCTTCGCCGAACAGGCCCGCGAGCGCGCCAAGCTGGCCGACGTGGTGGTCACCAACCACGCGATGCTCGCGATCGACGCGATCGAGGGCGCCCCCGTGCTGCCCGAGCACGGCCTGCTGATCATCGACGAGGCGCACGAGCTGGTGAACCGGGTCACCGGCGCGGCCACCGCCGAGCTCACCGTCAACGCGGTCAACCGGGCCGTCAAGCGGGCCGCCAAGCTCGCCAACGAGAAGGCCGTCGACGCCCTCCAGGCCGCCGCCGAGAACTTCCACGGCCTGATGGAGACCGCCCAGCCCGGGCAGGTCGACGAGCTCCCCGAGTACCTCGGCTACGCGGTGGCCGGCATCCGGGACGCCTGCCGCCAGGTCATCACCTCGCTCGGCGAGACCCGCGACAAGGGCCTCACCGACGAGGACGCCGTCCGCAAGCAGGCGATGGCCTCCGCCGAGACGCTGCACGAGACGGCGGACCGGCTGCTCACCGGCTCCGAGTACGACGTGATCTGGATCGAGCGCTCCGACCGCTACGGCCTGGGCGCCGCCTCGCTGCGGGTCGCCCCGCTGTCCGTCTCCGGCCTGCTGCGGGAGAACCTGTACCGGGACCGCTCGGTCGTGCTGACCTCCGCCACGCTCAAGCTCGGCGGCGACTTCAACGGCGTCGCCGCCTCGCTGGGCCTGCCCGGCGAGACCAGGCTCCCCGACCACCGCACCCCCGACGGCCCCGCCGCCGAGACCGGGGAGGACGCCCCGCCGTACTGGCGCGGCCTCGACGTCGGCTCCCCGTTCAGCTACCCCAAGCAGGGCATCCTCTACGTCGCCAAGCACCTCCCGCCGCCCGGCCGGGAGCCGGACCGGCCCGAGATGCTCGACGAGCTGACCGAGCTGATCGGCGCGGCCGGCGGGCGCACGCTGGGCCTGTTCTCCTCGATGCGGGCCGCCCAGACCGCCGCCGAGAAGCTCCGCGAGCGCCTCGACGTGCCGATCCTGCTCCAGGGCGAGGACACCCTCGGCGAACTCATCAAGGCCTTCGCGGCCGACGCCGGGACGTGCCTGTTCGGCACCCTCTCGCTCTGGCAGGGCGTCGACGTGCCGGGCTCCGCCTGCCAGCTCGTCGTGATGGACCGGATCCCCTTCCCGCGCCCCGACGACCCGCTGATGAGCGCCCGGCAGAAGGACGTCGAGGCGCACGGCGGCAACGGCTTCATGGCGGTCGCCGCCACCCACGCCGCGCTGCTGATGGCCCAGGGCGCGGGCCGCCTGGTCCGGGCCGCCGACGACAAGGGCATCGTCGCGGTCCTCGACCCGCGGCTGGCCACCGCCCGCTACGGCGGCTTCTTCCGCTCCTCCATGCCGGACTTCTGGTACACCACCGACCGCAACCAGGTCCGCCGCTCGCTCGCCGCGATCGACGCCTCGGCCCCGCCGGTCAAGCCGCGCTGACGGCACCGGCCCGGGCCCGCGCAGGCGGGCCCGGGCCGGTCGGCCCGCCGGTTCAGCCGGCCGCGCCGACCAGGCGGCGCATGATCTCCATCAGTTCCTCCGGCGGGACGACGCTGGCCGTCCGGGTCTCCGGGTCGAGCCGCGTGATCGAGGTGAGGGTGCCCGCCCGCCACCAGAACACCCGCGGCGACAGGCGCCCCGGGCCGTCCTCGTACGCGCCCTGCCCGAACATCGCCAGCGAGTTGACCGCCTCCGCGACGTGCCCGTCGGCGAGCGGGTGGAACACCAGGTTGTGCCGGTTCGGGACGACCAGCAGCACGCCCTCGTCCGGCAGCTCGGGCCCGCCCGCGGCCCGGACCGCCTCCTCGAACACCAGCAGCTTGCTGGCCGCGAACACCGACTCCGGGTGGCCCAGCAGATGCAGGACCGCGCCGCCCGGCCGGTCGACGGTGTGGTGGTCCACCGGCTCGGCGAGCAGGTTGGCCCGGCCCGCGGCCGAGAGCTCCCCCCAGCCGAGGCCCACCACGTCCCGGTCGTCGAGCAGCCGGACGCTCTCCGGGCCGTCCAGCACGCACCCCACCAGCAGGTCGGTGGCCAGCCGCCGCAGGTACCCGAACTGCCGCCGGGCCTCCTCGGGGACCGACTCCTCCGCGACCAGCCGCAGGTACACGCCGCTCAGCTGGTCCGGGGCGAGACGGGTCGACAGGTCGCTCATGGCGCGGTTCCTCGGGGTGTGCGGGCCGCGGCGCAGGGCCGGGCGCGTCCGGTGGGGGCGGCCCGGCTCGTCGAGCCGACCGTACACCGATCACATCACGCAACTCCGGGCCCGCGCACGGCTTTTCGACCGGAGGGCGGCAGAGGGGAAGCCCGGCCCACCGGGCGGCGACGCCGGAAGTCCGGCCGCGGACGGGCACCCGTCCGCGGCCGGACTCCCGCCGTCGCGTCCGCTCAGAGGCGGCGCAGCACCGCCACCACCTTGCCGAGGATCGTCGCGTTGTCGCCCGGGATCGGCTCGTACGCCGCGTTGTGCGGCATCAGCCAGATCTTCCCGTCCTCGCGCTTCAGCCGCTTCACCGTCGCCTCGCCGTCGATCATCGCGGCGACGATGTCCCCGTTCTCGGCGACCGGCTGCTTGCGGACGGTCACCCAGTCGCCGTCGCAGATCGCGGCCTCGATCATCGAGTCGCCCTTGACGGTGAGCGCGAACAGCTCGCCCTCGCCGACCAGCTGGCGCGGCAGCGGGAAGACGTCCTCCACGGTCTGCTCGGCCAGGATCGGGCCGCCGGCCGCGATCCGCCCGACCAGCGGGACGTACGAGGTGGACGGCCGGCCGGAGGTCTCCGCCGCGGCCGGGCGGGCCACCTCGACGCCGCGGACCTCGTAGGCGCGCGGCCGGTGCGGGTCGCGGCGCAGGAAGCCCTTCCGTTCGAGCGCCATCAGCTGGTGCGCCACCGAGGAGGTGGAGGAGAGGCCGACGGCCTGGCCGATCTCGCGCATGGACGGCGGGTAGCCGCGACGCTGGACGGAGTCCCGGATGACCTCGATCACGCGGCGCTGACGCTCGGTCAGACCCGCCTCGTCGGTGCGGATGCCGGGCGGCCGGCCGGGGAGGGAGCGGACGACGGGGGCGGGCGCGCCGAGCGCGGTTTCCTCGATCGGCTGACTACGGCTCATGGTCTGGTCCATGCTCTCCTGGTCAGTGGTGCGCGCGGAACGCTCCTGCACCGGGATGGCGGTCTTGGCTTCGGCGGTGTGCATGACGCCGGTGGCGCTGTGGGTGGACATCGCGGCGACCCTCTCGTCGGGCTGGTGCTCCATCTGCCCAGCTCAACTGGCCCCTCTATCGAAAGGTTGCGCCAAACACACGTTCGAGTGAATTTATTCGAGGTCGGCTGACTTGATCAAGACTCCGGGTGTAAGTCGATTGCTTGTTCGACTCGAACAGTCTATGGCGTCACCCCGCGGCCTGTCCCCGAAACCGCCCGTTCACTCGGCGTGGCGACGCGCCAGCCACTAGATCTAGTGGCTAGTCTCCTCGATCGGGCACAGGTGTTGTGTTCGGGTAGAGTGTGGCGAGTTGTTCGCCGTCGGGTCGCAGGGAGGGAGTTCCAGGTGCACTGCCCCTTCTGCCGGCATCCGGACAGCAGAGTCGTGGACAGTCGGGCCAGCGACGACGGGAGCTCGATCCGCCGCCGCCGGCAGTGCCCCGACTGCGGTCGGCGGTTCACCACCGTCGAGACCGCCACCCTGATGGTGATCAAGCGCAGCGGCGTCACCGAGCCCTTCTCCCGCGAGAAGGTGATCTCCGGCGTCCGCAAGGCCTGCCAGGGCCGCCCGGT
The window above is part of the Kitasatospora sp. NA04385 genome. Proteins encoded here:
- a CDS encoding GNAT family N-acetyltransferase, with amino-acid sequence MQGQPAHPAARPGRTGRPGGDPVGVRGDRQPGGPGVIPETGAIPTAAGELVLRTVDPTADLDLLTGWMNDPDTDRWWALAGPPGTTAAHLAAQLDGDGRSRPVLALLDGAPTGYFELYRADLDPLAAHYPARPHDLGVHLLLAPAARGRGLAAPLLGATATRLLRREPRCTRVLAEPDVRNTPSVRAFARAGFTRVADLDLPDKRAALMIRRRADTPAAT
- a CDS encoding lysine N(6)-hydroxylase/L-ornithine N(5)-oxygenase family protein — translated: MTPHDDTAGRQPEPHDLIGVGIGPFNLSLAALADRAESVDALFLDARPEFRWHPGMLVDGARMQVPFLADLVTLVDPTNPWSFLNYLRERQRLFPFYFSERFQLPRREYEDYCRWAAHRLPNCRFDSPVTAVHWDAEERLYLVHAAGRTHRARHLVLGTGTEPARPEAFAPLRRHPAVLHSADYLTGRRSLAGARDVTVVGSGQSGAEVFLDLLRHRAGDGTRLRWLTRSRAIAPMEYSKLGLEQFTPDYTRYFHGLPADVRDALVPAQWQLHKAASAETIAEIHDHLYERTIGRPIDAEPVEILPGTAVTEAGQGPCGGIELHCRHGDSGRRHLVRTDAVVLATGYRAVRPAALDPIADLIDWDEQGRYRVDLDHRVATRPELTGGLYVQNAELHTHGVGTPDLGLGAHRAAVILNAVAGKTLHPLPDRTAWTTFLPPAAPAPAPSAPAPLPRPQEGTERAAASR
- a CDS encoding IucA/IucC family siderophore biosynthesis protein, whose amino-acid sequence is MLAKLLGEFSYEELLHPRAEPDGRYLLRLPDADYRFAARRGAYGGWRVDPASVEGGDDPLRFLQQARHELGLGGDTTGHLVRELTATLLADAHLRATALTAAELADLDHVALEGRQTGHPWIVANKGRIGFSASDAAGWTPEARQPRTLPWLAVHESLAVFRGDPTVYDTELDPAFRDQLGERAHEFRLLPVHPWQWDETVVGLFAPWIADGRIIPLPSDGDLRLPQQSIRSFFNLSRPDRCTVKLPLAILNTLVWRGLPTERALAAPAVTAWIHRLRDTDPYLRDECRVVLLGEIASVTVEHPLYRDLPDAPYQYKELLGAIWREPLGRYLEPGERARTLAALLQTGSDGRALAAELVTRSGLAPRAWVGRLFAAMLPPLLHFLYRYGLVFSPHGENAIVLFDRDDVPVRLAVKDFVDDVNLSDQPLAELADLPADIAGVLNREDPDYLCQFLHSGLFIGVYRYLAPLLEDQLGLPEDEFWELLRAEILACQRRFPELADRHKLFDLFAPRIDRLCLNRNRLLLDGYRDRPDRPHAAVHGQVDNPLHAAVRLPVQASRVVSPAP
- a CDS encoding ATP-dependent DNA helicase; protein product: MTNDTTAPLPGGPETAEPPAPVPASRLPELLHAAVAAVGGVERPGQVRMAEAVSAAVDEGEHLLVQAGTGTGKSLAYLVPALAHGDRVVVATATLALQRQLVERDLPRTVEALHPVLRRRPLFAMLKGRSNYLCLHRANEGTPSDEGEGLFDPVDALGGPAGKLGQDVLRLREWAEETETGDRDDLTPGVSDRAWAQLAVTSKECLGASRCAYGEECFAEQARERAKLADVVVTNHAMLAIDAIEGAPVLPEHGLLIIDEAHELVNRVTGAATAELTVNAVNRAVKRAAKLANEKAVDALQAAAENFHGLMETAQPGQVDELPEYLGYAVAGIRDACRQVITSLGETRDKGLTDEDAVRKQAMASAETLHETADRLLTGSEYDVIWIERSDRYGLGAASLRVAPLSVSGLLRENLYRDRSVVLTSATLKLGGDFNGVAASLGLPGETRLPDHRTPDGPAAETGEDAPPYWRGLDVGSPFSYPKQGILYVAKHLPPPGREPDRPEMLDELTELIGAAGGRTLGLFSSMRAAQTAAEKLRERLDVPILLQGEDTLGELIKAFAADAGTCLFGTLSLWQGVDVPGSACQLVVMDRIPFPRPDDPLMSARQKDVEAHGGNGFMAVAATHAALLMAQGAGRLVRAADDKGIVAVLDPRLATARYGGFFRSSMPDFWYTTDRNQVRRSLAAIDASAPPVKPR
- the lexA gene encoding transcriptional repressor LexA, which gives rise to MSRSQPIEETALGAPAPVVRSLPGRPPGIRTDEAGLTERQRRVIEVIRDSVQRRGYPPSMREIGQAVGLSSTSSVAHQLMALERKGFLRRDPHRPRAYEVRGVEVARPAAAETSGRPSTSYVPLVGRIAAGGPILAEQTVEDVFPLPRQLVGEGELFALTVKGDSMIEAAICDGDWVTVRKQPVAENGDIVAAMIDGEATVKRLKREDGKIWLMPHNAAYEPIPGDNATILGKVVAVLRRL